A genomic segment from Solenopsis invicta isolate M01_SB chromosome 5, UNIL_Sinv_3.0, whole genome shotgun sequence encodes:
- the LOC105203980 gene encoding uncharacterized protein F54H12.2-like, which translates to MSFLHTHSSECLKNELDLFTLPPTQTSIESSQWIYYKPVTSLADDAPIEFVIPGHGEDYLDLTHILLSLRICVETVDVTAASTSTGAPVTPATVDLGSVNHLMHSMFNHIDVYFNQKLVSPPNNVYAYRAYIEALLNYASSAKTFHLTSCLWDADSPGYMDQLVDSVTPNKALLRRARYIRGGRALDLIGHLHCNVFNQDKFLINGVEVRMRLVRSKDSFSLMENNSLSKICILDASLLVRRAKISPGVLLAHARMLSKTTAKYPLTRVEVKTFTIHSGLVGESIDNVILGQLPKQIIVGFVDNKAFNGDRKLNPFNFKNYGMNFLSLYVDGMQIPSRPLQLNFLIDEPLYIEAYHTLFSGTGIHFLNEGSSISRDDYSNGYCFFEFDLTPDLSANCAGHWNLVKHGSLR; encoded by the coding sequence ATGTCCTTCCTCCATACTCATTCAAGCGAGTGCTTAAAAAATGAACTTGATCTTTTTACTTTACCTCCTACCCAGACTAGTATTGAGAGCTCACAATGGATTTATTACAAGCCCGTAACATCACTCGCAGACGACGCACCAATAGAATTCGTCATACCCGGTCACGGCGAAGACTACCTGGATCTCACACACATATTGCTGAGTCTTCGTATTTGCGTAGAAACGGTAGACGTTACCGCCGCTTCCACCAGTACCGGCGCGCCCGTTACCCCCGCAACGGTCGATCTAGGATCTGTAAATCATCTGATGCATTCTATGTTCAATCACATCGACgtgtatttcaatcaaaaactcGTATCGCCTCCAAACAACGTTTACGCGTACCGCGCGTACATAGAggcattattaaattatgcttCATCCGCAAAAACTTTCCATCTCACGTCTTGTCTGTGGGACGCAGATTCTCCCGGTTACATGGATCAGCTGGTAGATTCCGTAACACCGAATAAAGCTCTATTGAGACGCGCACGTTACATTAGGGGAGGGCGCGCTCTGGATCTCATAGGACATCTTCACTGCAACGTTTTCAATCaggataaattcttaattaacggAGTGGAAGTTAGAATGAGACTTGTACGTTCCAAAGACTCGTTTTCTCTAAtggaaaataattctttgtcaaaaatttgtattctaGATGCAAGTTTACTTGTAAGAAGAGCAAAAATAAGCCCTGGAGTATTACTCGCGCATGCAAGAATGTTGAGTAAAACCACCGCAAAGTATCCCCTCACAAGGGTCGAAGTTAAAACGTTTACGATACACTCCGGCCTCGTGGGAGAATCAATAGACAATGTAATACTTGGTCAGCTACCGAAACAAATAATAGTTGGCTTTGTTGATAACAAAGCATTTAACGGAGACAGAAAATTAAAtccatttaactttaaaaattatggcATGAATTTCCTTTCGTTGTACGTTGACGGAATGCAGATTCCAAGTAGACCATTACAGCTAAATTTTTTGATAGATGAACCACTCTACATCGAAGCGTATCACACACTCTTTTCTGGAACAGGCATACATTTTTTGAACGAGGGAAGTTCCATAAGCAGAGACGATTACTCCAACGGATACTGTTTCTTCGAGTTTGATTTGACTCCCGATTTATCAGCTAATTGCGCTGGGCATTGGAATCTCGTGAAACATGGAAGCTTGCGATAA